The following proteins are co-located in the Heliorestis convoluta genome:
- the pdxS gene encoding pyridoxal 5'-phosphate synthase lyase subunit PdxS — translation MTDVKAEKGTWTVKKGLADMLKGGVIMDVTTPEQAKIAEEAGACAVMALERVPADIRAAGGVARMADPTVVLRIMDAVTIPVMAKARIGHFVEAQVLESLGADYIDESEVLTPADDLYHINKNDFKVPFVCGARNLGEALRRIGEGAAMIRTKGEPGTGNVVEAVRHARQVLSDIRKLVNMPEEEMMTFAKEIGAPFDLLRQVAKEGRLPVVNFAAGGIATPADAALMMQIGVDGVFVGSGIFKSGDPVRRAKAIVAATTHYNDPKIIAEVSKDLGEPMVGIEIPTIPAEQRMQERGW, via the coding sequence ATGACAGACGTAAAAGCAGAAAAGGGAACTTGGACTGTAAAGAAAGGTCTTGCTGACATGCTCAAAGGTGGCGTGATCATGGATGTTACAACGCCAGAGCAAGCAAAAATTGCAGAAGAAGCTGGCGCTTGTGCCGTAATGGCCTTAGAAAGGGTGCCTGCTGATATCAGAGCCGCTGGTGGCGTCGCTCGCATGGCTGATCCGACTGTCGTTCTACGTATTATGGACGCTGTTACCATTCCAGTCATGGCGAAAGCACGGATTGGTCACTTTGTAGAAGCACAAGTGTTAGAGTCACTCGGTGCAGACTACATTGACGAATCAGAAGTTCTTACACCAGCTGATGATCTCTATCATATCAACAAGAATGACTTCAAAGTTCCTTTTGTCTGTGGAGCTCGCAACTTAGGGGAAGCCCTTCGTCGTATTGGTGAAGGTGCCGCCATGATTCGAACAAAAGGTGAGCCTGGCACAGGCAACGTTGTAGAAGCCGTTCGTCATGCTCGTCAAGTTCTGAGCGATATTCGCAAGCTTGTGAATATGCCAGAAGAAGAAATGATGACATTTGCGAAAGAAATTGGAGCACCTTTTGATCTGCTTCGCCAAGTGGCGAAAGAAGGTCGTTTGCCTGTTGTCAACTTTGCAGCAGGTGGTATTGCCACGCCTGCCGATGCAGCTTTGATGATGCAAATCGGTGTAGATGGCGTATTTGTCGGCTCCGGTATCTTCAAATCAGGCGACCCCGTTCGTCGCGCCAAAGCCATTGTAGCCGCTACAACCCACTACAACGATCCCAAGATTATTGCAGAAGTCTCCAAAGACTTAGGCGAACCCATGGTGGGCATTGAGATTCCTACCATTCCTGCTGAGCAACGGATGCAAGAGCGAGGCTGGTAG
- the pdxT gene encoding pyridoxal 5'-phosphate synthase glutaminase subunit PdxT, with amino-acid sequence MRRKIGLLAMQGAFVDHEKVMQKLDCETLQVRTPEQLGQVDGLIIPGGESTTIGKLMDQFGLVDAVTERVRNGMPIWGTCAGMILLAKEIEGSDQLRLGLMDLKVRRNAFGRQVDSFEAPLQIEELGQEPFPAVFIRAPYIAEKSDNVSILATYQDKIVAVRQGCCLAAAFHPELTADSRMHQYFLDMVNQSL; translated from the coding sequence ATGAGAAGAAAAATCGGCTTATTGGCCATGCAAGGTGCTTTTGTAGACCATGAGAAGGTGATGCAAAAGCTCGATTGCGAAACGCTACAAGTTCGTACGCCAGAACAGCTTGGTCAAGTTGACGGTTTGATCATACCCGGTGGAGAAAGCACGACCATTGGAAAGCTCATGGACCAGTTTGGTCTTGTTGATGCCGTTACAGAAAGAGTTCGTAACGGCATGCCGATCTGGGGAACTTGCGCTGGTATGATTTTGCTAGCAAAAGAAATTGAAGGTTCTGATCAACTACGACTGGGTCTTATGGACTTAAAAGTTCGACGCAATGCCTTCGGTCGGCAAGTCGATTCTTTTGAAGCGCCTCTTCAGATAGAAGAACTCGGACAAGAGCCTTTTCCTGCTGTTTTCATCCGGGCTCCATATATTGCTGAGAAAAGTGACAATGTATCAATCTTAGCAACGTACCAGGACAAAATTGTTGCAGTGCGCCAAGGTTGTTGCCTAGCTGCAGCATTTCACCCTGAATTGACTGCAGACAGTCGTATGCATCAATACTTTCTTGACATGGTGAACCAATCCCTGTAA
- a CDS encoding alpha/beta fold hydrolase: MGIYRGNGVELYYELHGPHDAPVLVFTHGAGWDHEQWTPQIKEFSKDYRVLVWDIRSHGRSSCSNEALEGKLFSQDLLHLLDHLDIEKAVLAGCSMGGHISLRAAVERPDKVAAVVAMGTPVTSAFNWYNRLGRCFKERSIRKMTMEIVDMSLQSFSFFAYGLSMRMLSMETLAKLHAKGLSMISPQLREYFYQVTVKHKKEQWIRIFNTVSRMELLEDLPKVSCPTMVIEGDAEWMMRRQHRYICECIDGTVHCLVSDAGHAANLDNPEKVNSLLRDFLDKTVFTPVEPAAENPKASALPPVNWPACQP; this comes from the coding sequence ATGGGCATATATCGAGGAAATGGCGTAGAATTATACTATGAACTCCATGGACCTCATGATGCCCCTGTCCTCGTTTTTACTCATGGAGCAGGATGGGATCATGAGCAGTGGACTCCACAGATTAAAGAATTTTCTAAGGATTATCGTGTCCTTGTCTGGGATATTCGCAGCCATGGTCGCTCTTCCTGCTCTAATGAAGCCCTAGAAGGGAAGTTATTTAGCCAGGATTTGCTCCATTTATTGGACCATTTAGATATTGAAAAAGCAGTTCTAGCTGGCTGCTCCATGGGAGGGCATATCTCTCTTCGTGCTGCTGTAGAAAGACCTGACAAAGTCGCAGCTGTTGTTGCCATGGGGACACCTGTGACAAGTGCTTTTAACTGGTATAATCGATTGGGACGCTGTTTTAAAGAACGATCCATACGCAAAATGACGATGGAAATCGTCGATATGTCCCTGCAATCCTTTTCCTTTTTTGCCTATGGCTTATCGATGCGCATGCTTTCGATGGAAACACTGGCGAAGCTTCATGCGAAAGGTTTAAGCATGATTAGCCCACAGTTAAGAGAATATTTTTATCAGGTTACTGTAAAGCATAAGAAAGAACAATGGATCCGCATTTTCAATACGGTGTCAAGAATGGAGCTTTTGGAAGACCTTCCTAAAGTATCTTGCCCCACCATGGTGATTGAAGGCGATGCTGAGTGGATGATGCGTCGACAGCATCGATACATTTGTGAATGTATTGATGGAACAGTGCACTGTCTCGTCAGCGACGCAGGACATGCAGCCAATCTTGACAATCCGGAAAAAGTAAATAGCCTGCTACGGGATTTTTTAGACAAGACGGTTTTTACTCCTGTAGAGCCAGCAGCAGAAAATCCCAAAGCCTCAGCTTTGCCGCCAGTGAATTGGCCTGCTTGTCAGCCCTAG
- a CDS encoding pyridoxal-phosphate-dependent aminotransferase family protein gives MYEKEYLMLPGPTPVPPRVLRALSEPLINHRGPAFKKLIEDVTEGIKFVYQTKYDVLVLPASGTGGMEASIVNFLSPGDKVLALSIGAFGDRYATIAKNYGCVVDKVDFEWGTAIDLEAVKAKLAADVKQEYKAILVTHNETSTGVCNDLKGLAEIRGNHPALLLVDSVSGLGVMDVRPDEWGLDVVVTAAQKGFMIPPGLAFISVSPRAWEAYEQSKAPKFYWDLGSAKKFLDKGQTPVTPALPQYTGLREALKIFQEKGMEFMFAKQLYLRDMTRAAVKALGLKPLAEDAIASAAVTAVWAPEGIEAKAINKKMREEYNVVLAGGQKQLENRIFRIGHLGYVQHLDILATIGALEMCLQELGYPVELGQGTKAVQEVIMSRKGII, from the coding sequence ATGTATGAAAAAGAATACCTCATGTTACCGGGGCCGACACCTGTACCGCCTCGCGTATTGAGGGCTCTGTCAGAACCTCTGATCAACCATAGAGGTCCTGCTTTCAAAAAACTGATTGAAGATGTAACTGAAGGCATCAAATTTGTCTATCAGACGAAGTACGATGTTCTTGTTCTCCCTGCTTCCGGTACTGGCGGCATGGAAGCTTCTATTGTGAATTTTCTCTCACCAGGTGATAAGGTACTCGCTTTATCGATTGGTGCCTTTGGTGATCGCTATGCGACCATTGCCAAGAATTATGGTTGTGTCGTTGATAAAGTTGACTTCGAATGGGGCACTGCCATTGATTTAGAAGCGGTAAAAGCAAAGCTGGCCGCTGACGTAAAGCAAGAATACAAGGCCATTTTAGTCACTCATAATGAGACATCTACAGGCGTTTGCAACGATCTTAAAGGATTGGCAGAAATCAGAGGCAATCATCCGGCTTTATTACTTGTAGATTCTGTTTCAGGTCTTGGTGTAATGGATGTAAGGCCGGACGAGTGGGGACTTGATGTCGTTGTAACAGCAGCGCAGAAAGGGTTTATGATTCCACCAGGTCTGGCCTTTATCTCCGTAAGCCCAAGAGCCTGGGAAGCCTATGAGCAATCGAAAGCACCTAAGTTTTACTGGGATCTTGGTTCAGCGAAGAAATTTTTAGACAAAGGTCAGACACCAGTAACTCCAGCATTGCCTCAGTATACAGGTCTTCGAGAAGCACTTAAGATCTTCCAGGAAAAAGGCATGGAGTTCATGTTTGCCAAGCAACTTTATTTGCGCGATATGACTCGAGCTGCCGTAAAAGCTTTAGGTCTCAAGCCATTGGCCGAAGATGCCATTGCTTCTGCAGCTGTTACAGCTGTATGGGCACCGGAAGGCATTGAAGCCAAGGCAATTAATAAAAAAATGCGGGAAGAATATAATGTCGTTCTCGCCGGTGGACAAAAACAACTAGAGAACAGAATCTTCCGCATCGGTCATCTTGGCTATGTACAACATCTAGACATTCTTGCTACCATCGGAGCGCTGGAAATGTGTCTCCAAGAGCTCGGTTACCCTGTAGAACTTGGTCAAGGTACCAAAGCCGTACAAGAAGTCATTATGTCAAGAAAGGGGATCATTTGA